Proteins encoded within one genomic window of Bradyrhizobium sp. CB1717:
- a CDS encoding organic hydroperoxide resistance protein yields the protein MSVNVLYKTSAKATGGRDGHAATLDGALDVKLTTPKELGGGGGAGNNPEQLFAAGYAACFIGAMKFVASQGGPKVPADASVTSTVGIGPRSEGGFGLDIDLAVSLPGLARAEAEALVAKAHQVCPYSNATRGNVDVRLTVV from the coding sequence ATGTCCGTGAACGTCCTCTACAAGACCAGCGCCAAGGCCACCGGCGGCCGCGACGGCCATGCTGCGACCCTCGACGGCGCGCTCGACGTCAAGCTCACCACGCCGAAGGAGCTCGGTGGCGGCGGCGGCGCCGGCAACAATCCCGAGCAGCTGTTCGCGGCCGGTTATGCCGCCTGCTTCATCGGCGCCATGAAGTTCGTGGCCTCCCAGGGCGGCCCGAAGGTTCCGGCCGATGCCTCCGTCACCTCGACGGTCGGAATCGGCCCGCGCTCCGAGGGCGGCTTCGGCCTCGACATCGACCTCGCCGTCTCGCTGCCGGGCCTTGCCCGCGCGGAGGCCGAGGCACTGGTCGCCAAGGCGCACCAGGTGTGCCCGTACTCCAATGCCACGCGCGGCAATGTCGACGTTCGCCTGACGGTCGTCTGA